Proteins encoded together in one Streptomyces sp. B1I3 window:
- a CDS encoding 1-acyl-sn-glycerol-3-phosphate acyltransferase, protein MAELVYRPVIGAARTLFKALDLKIDTQGSEHIPKTGGAVLVSNHISYLDFIFTGLGALPQKRLVRFMAKESVFRHKVSGPLMRGMKHIPVDRKQGEDAYAHALASLRSGEIVGVFPEATISQSFTLKSFKSGAARLAQEAGVPLIPMALWGTQRLWTKGRPRNFRRSHTPITIRVGEPMEAPADQYAGAITRRLRERVQELLEAAQRAYPVRPKDAGDTWWVPAHLGGTAPTPAEARERG, encoded by the coding sequence ATGGCAGAACTCGTCTATCGGCCGGTCATCGGCGCCGCTCGCACGCTGTTCAAGGCGCTCGACCTGAAGATCGACACCCAGGGTTCGGAGCACATCCCGAAGACCGGTGGCGCGGTTCTGGTCAGCAATCACATCAGCTATCTCGACTTCATCTTCACCGGACTCGGCGCGCTGCCGCAGAAGCGGCTCGTCCGCTTCATGGCGAAGGAGTCGGTCTTCCGGCACAAGGTCTCCGGACCGCTGATGCGCGGCATGAAGCACATCCCGGTCGACCGCAAGCAGGGTGAGGACGCCTACGCGCACGCCCTCGCGTCGCTGCGCTCCGGTGAGATCGTCGGAGTGTTCCCCGAGGCGACGATCTCCCAGTCGTTCACGCTGAAGAGCTTCAAGTCGGGCGCCGCGCGGCTGGCCCAGGAGGCCGGCGTGCCGCTGATCCCGATGGCCCTGTGGGGCACCCAGCGCCTGTGGACCAAGGGCCGGCCACGCAATTTCCGGCGCAGCCACACCCCGATCACCATCCGGGTCGGCGAGCCCATGGAGGCCCCCGCCGACCAGTACGCCGGTGCGATCACCCGCCGGCTGCGCGAGCGGGTGCAGGAACTGCTCGAGGCGGCGCAGCGCGCCTATCCGGTGCGCCCGAAGGACGCGGGTGACACCTGGTGGGTGCCGGCGC